A stretch of the Lolium perenne isolate Kyuss_39 chromosome 3, Kyuss_2.0, whole genome shotgun sequence genome encodes the following:
- the LOC127340089 gene encoding uncharacterized protein: MPPAAAVAAALPSPSPHRRVPAGAAKSIWLNPNLPSSHPLHRHKSAELQHQQQDHAPDVTALVAALSAARAAPDVAAALSPHRPVSPRLLCTLLSRLSDPRRGVALLDLLAPDLPASALLVPYNLLLRAASRAGELRLASGLLLEMRDRGVAADAFSYSTLLAALTRAGHLDHALTFLPLMESDAVAPDLVLFSNLIHLALRGGDAPKALALFSRLRAADIKPDLKAYNAAIAAYCKSDLLRDAKRLLLHDIPADGVAPDAESYAPILAALARRGRHLAAVSLFSHMRAVARVKPDLSVFNIVLNAYGQLDLARDADRLFWSMRRAGVPPSVVTYNTMLRVYGDAGLFGEAVHLFGLMCSAFDGNGGGGSVVKPNIVTYNTMISIHGKSLEDEKAGSLVQEMQANGIQPNAITYSTILSIWVKAGKLDRAGKLFEKLQESGMEIDPVLYQTMVVAYERAGLVSQAKRLLRELREPDQSIPKETAIKILAGAGRVEEAAWLFRRAVHTGEVKDPSVHRAMMGLFAKNRRHRSVVEVFDEMRKLGHLPDSETIAVTMNAYGKLKEFDKAAVLYRALREEGCVFSDRVHFQMLSLLGAQQDFEALEQLVGELSHDPSIDKRELYLVSAGVYERAYRFDEAAQIISQIRSSSDFHVQKLR; the protein is encoded by the coding sequence ATGCCGCCGGCCGCGGCAGTGGCCGCCGCCCTCCCTTCCCCCTCCCCACAccgccgcgtccccgccggcgccGCCAAGTCCATCTGGCTAAACCCCAACCTCCCCAGCTCCCACCCCCTGCACCGCCACAAATCCGCCGAGCTCCAGCACCAGCAGCAGGACCACGCCCCCGACGTCACGGCGCTCGTGGCGGCGCTCTCCGCCGCGCGCGCTGCCCCCGACGTGGCCGCCGCGCTGTCCCCGCACCGCCCCGTCTCCCCTCGCCTCCTCTGCACGCTCCTCTCCCGCCTCTCCGACCCTCGCCGAGGCGTCGCCCTGCTGGACCTCCTCGCCCCTGACCTCCCCGCATCGGCGCTCCTTGTCCCGTACAACCTCCTCCTCCGCGCCGCCTCCCGCGCCGGCGAGCTGCGCCTcgcctccggcctcctcctcgaGATGCGGGACCGCGGCGTCGCCGCGGACGCCTTCTCCTACTCCACGCTCCTCGCCGCGCTCACCCGCGCGGGCCACCTCGACCACGCGCTCACCTTCCTCCCGCTCATGGAGTCCGACGCCGTCGCGCCAGACCTCGTGCTCTTCTCCAACCTCATCCACCTCGCCCTCCGCGGCGGAGACGCGCCCAAGGCGCTCGCGCTCTTCTCCCGCCTCCGGGCCGCCGATATCAAACCCGACCTCAAGGCCTACAACGCCGCCATCGCCGCATATTGCAAGTCCGACCTGCTCCGCGACGCCAAGCGGCTTCTGCTCCACGACATCCCCGCCGACGGCGTCGCGCCCGACGCGGAGTCCTACGCCCCGATCCTCGCCGCGCTGGCGCGCCGCGGCCGGCACCTCGCGGCCGTGTCGCTCTTCTCGCACATGCGCGCCGTGGCGCGCGTCAAGCCTGACCTGTCGGTGTTCAACATCGTCCTCAACGCGTACGGGCAGCTCGACCTCGCGCGCGACGCCGACCGGCTGTTCTGGTCGATGCGCCGGGCCGGAGTGCCGCCGAGCGTGGTGACATACAACACCATGCTCCGCGTGTACGGCGACGCCGGCCTGTTCGGGGAGGCGGTCCACCTGTTTGGGCTCATGTGCAGCGCTTTCGACGGCAATGGCGGCGGCGGTAGCGTCGTCAAGCCCAACATAGTGACGTACAACACTATGATTTCCATCCACGGCAAGTCGCTGGAGGACGAGAAGGCCGGGAGCTTGGTGCAGGAAATGCAGGCCAACGGCATCCAGCCCAACGCCATCACCTACTCCACCATCTTGTCCATATGGGTGAAGGCCGGGAAGCTCGACCGCGCTGGGAAGCTCTTCGAGAAGCTGCAGGAGTCCGGCATGGAGATCGACCCAGTGCTGTACCAGACGATGGTCGTCGCGTACGAGCGTGCCGGGCTTGTTTCACAGGCAAAGCGATTGTTGCGTGAGCTCAGAGAACCAGACCAGAGCATCCCAAAGGAGACGGCCATAAAAATCTTGGCCGGCGCCGGCCGGGTGGAGGAGGCCGCGTGGCTGTTCCGTCGCGCGGTTCACACCGGCGAGGTAAAAGACCCATCGGTGCACCGAGCAATGATGGGCCTGTTCGCCAAGAACAGGAGGCACCGGAGCGTGGTGGAGGTGTTCGACGAAATGAGGAAGTTGGGCCATTTGCCGGACTCGGAGACGATTGCCGTCACGATGAATGCTTACGGCAAGCTGAAGGAGTTTGATAAGGCGGCTGTGCTGTACCGGGCGCTGAGGGAAGAAGGCTGCGTGTTCTCGGACAGGGTACACTTCCAGATGCTCAGCTTGCTCGGTGCTCAGCAGGACTTCGAGGCACTGGAGCAACTGGTTGGCGAGCTTAGCCATGACCCGAGCATCGACAAGAGGGAGCTTTATCTTGTGTCTGCTGGCGTCTATGAGAGAGCATACAGGTTTGACGAGGCGGCCCAAATTATCAGCCAGATACGAAGTTCCAGCGATTTTCACGTCCAAAAACTCAGATAA